One window of the Carnobacterium maltaromaticum DSM 20342 genome contains the following:
- a CDS encoding WxL domain-containing protein — translation MKTLVKISLVSAFILSLGVESLVAHAADTPYVSNGILDMIPGTGGTPPLYPVDPDANNPVEPIEPTPPNPGTAGPLSLDYASIWDFGKQKISTKDEVYYAKLIPLKDGRSVAPYVQVSDLRGTNSGWSLFVRQEEQFENEELTNSELTGAELHFGSGGDVSGTQSNIDYASNVPYSRNGPLVPGGGNVNVFLASEGAGSMTWLRSFGDNYGGGQTPSTAVRLSIPGQTPKDAGQYKTTLTWTLSDVPAPPRPVLPDAPEPLN, via the coding sequence ATGAAAACATTAGTAAAGATAAGTCTAGTGAGCGCGTTTATTTTAAGTTTAGGGGTAGAAAGTTTAGTAGCTCACGCAGCGGACACACCTTATGTAAGTAACGGGATACTAGATATGATTCCTGGAACAGGAGGAACACCTCCTTTATATCCGGTTGATCCAGATGCGAATAACCCTGTGGAACCTATTGAGCCAACCCCTCCAAATCCAGGGACTGCAGGGCCATTGAGTTTAGATTATGCTTCTATTTGGGATTTTGGAAAACAAAAAATTAGCACAAAAGATGAAGTTTATTATGCTAAATTAATTCCATTAAAAGATGGACGAAGTGTTGCCCCTTATGTACAAGTGAGTGATTTACGAGGAACAAATAGTGGGTGGTCTCTTTTTGTCAGACAAGAGGAACAGTTTGAAAATGAGGAACTAACGAATTCAGAATTAACAGGTGCAGAACTTCATTTTGGATCAGGGGGGGATGTTTCAGGAACACAATCAAATATAGATTATGCTAGTAATGTTCCATATAGTAGAAATGGTCCTTTAGTTCCTGGAGGAGGTAACGTTAATGTTTTCCTTGCTTCAGAAGGAGCCGGGAGCATGACTTGGTTGAGGAGCTTTGGTGATAATTACGGAGGAGGTCAGACTCCTAGTACAGCTGTACGACTATCTATTCCAGGACAAACACCCAAAGATGCTGGTCAATACAAAACGACCCTAACATGGACATTAAGTGATGTTCCAGCACCACCTAGACCTGTTTTACCTGACGCACCAGAACCTTTAAATTAA
- the rlmH gene encoding 23S rRNA (pseudouridine(1915)-N(3))-methyltransferase RlmH, with translation MNIKIITVGKLKEKYLKMGIDEYTKRLGAYCKIELIEVPDEKAPEKLSEAEMLQVKEKEGERILAKIPENAYVFALAIEGKQRTSEEFSKEIEQLGIQGKSNLVFVIGGSLGLSQAVMKRSNTPISFGKMTLPHQLMRLVLVEQVYRGFRIMKGEPYHK, from the coding sequence GTGAATATCAAAATTATAACTGTGGGAAAACTAAAAGAGAAGTATTTAAAAATGGGTATCGATGAGTACACAAAACGACTTGGAGCTTATTGCAAAATCGAACTTATTGAAGTGCCCGATGAGAAAGCGCCTGAAAAATTAAGTGAAGCAGAGATGCTGCAAGTGAAAGAAAAAGAAGGCGAGCGAATTTTAGCCAAAATTCCTGAAAATGCCTATGTTTTTGCCTTAGCAATTGAGGGAAAGCAACGAACATCTGAAGAATTCTCAAAAGAAATTGAACAATTGGGGATTCAAGGAAAAAGTAATTTGGTATTTGTTATTGGTGGATCATTAGGATTGAGTCAAGCAGTGATGAAACGCAGCAACACACCAATTTCCTTTGGCAAGATGACATTGCCCCATCAACTGATGCGTCTGGTATTGGTGGAGCAAGTTTATCGAGGTTTTCGGATTATGAAAGGCGAACCATATCACAAGTAG
- a CDS encoding alpha/beta fold hydrolase, with protein MFASCWKPEIEPIAVLQISHGMAEFIDRYTDFAEFLTGHGFLVVGNDHLGHGRSVAASSDFGYFSKKNSKDYVIEDIYTLYQLVKQDYPTLPYFLMGHSMGSFIVRNYLQKYGASVDGAIIMGTSGPKLETALILPILEVLNKLQPRKQNKWVDQLAFGSFNNYFPEDVAEFAWLSENQENVQRYMDHPQTGFIFTNNGFLTLFTLLQDATKPGWANPIPRELPLLIISGEDDPVGQMGVGIRKVFRELEELDFVDVTFCSYPTMRHEILMETNHLLVYSDILDWLSKHL; from the coding sequence ATTTTTGCTAGTTGTTGGAAACCAGAAATTGAGCCCATTGCAGTCCTACAAATCAGTCACGGAATGGCAGAATTTATTGATCGCTATACTGATTTTGCTGAATTTTTAACTGGTCATGGCTTTTTAGTTGTTGGCAATGATCATTTAGGTCATGGCCGCTCTGTCGCTGCTAGCTCTGATTTTGGGTATTTTTCTAAGAAAAACAGTAAAGATTATGTGATTGAAGACATCTATACTTTGTATCAATTAGTAAAGCAAGATTATCCAACATTGCCTTATTTTTTAATGGGTCACAGTATGGGCTCTTTTATTGTTCGTAATTATTTGCAGAAATATGGAGCTTCAGTAGATGGCGCAATTATCATGGGGACTAGTGGACCTAAGTTAGAAACAGCACTGATTTTACCAATTCTAGAGGTTTTAAATAAGTTACAACCTCGTAAGCAAAATAAGTGGGTTGATCAATTGGCTTTCGGTAGTTTTAACAATTACTTTCCTGAGGATGTCGCCGAATTTGCTTGGCTCAGTGAAAATCAAGAAAATGTTCAACGTTATATGGATCATCCGCAAACTGGTTTTATTTTTACAAATAATGGTTTTTTAACGCTCTTTACGTTGTTGCAAGATGCTACAAAACCTGGGTGGGCTAATCCGATTCCCCGGGAATTGCCTCTATTAATTATTTCGGGTGAGGACGATCCAGTAGGACAAATGGGAGTGGGGATTCGTAAAGTTTTCCGCGAGCTTGAGGAGTTGGATTTTGTGGATGTCACGTTCTGCAGTTATCCGACTATGCGCCATGAAATTTTGATGGAAACGAATCATTTATTGGTTTATTCTGATATTTTAGACTGGCTAAGTAAACATTTATAA
- a CDS encoding S1C family serine protease translates to MVEKTVEPRRKTQKQPVEASAGNGGSGGVRPPKNEKKDPQPPTPKKGGFKSGLVGGLVGGLVMVVLGGGALYGYTQSQDTNVGSTNNNTAKNVQTSNISANVTTDTTEAVAKVEDAVVSVVNMANSQGNFLQGGGNSSQSSDSSDLQTQSEGSGVIYKKDGKTAYIVTNNHVIDGSDAIEVILKDGTKVEAKLIGADQWTDLAVLSIPADKVKTVATFGNSDDIKVGEPAIAIGSPLGTNFATSVTQGIVSAKDRSVAMDIDGDGVEDWDMTAIQTDAAINPGNSGGALINLAGQVIGINSMKISQDTVEGMGFAIPSNDVVKIINELQQNGKIVRPVLGVVLRDLSQISEQQQQSVLKLPEDVTEGVVITNVQKDSAAAKGGLEQYDTITEIDGQKITDSVSLRKVIYNLKVGDTVEVKFYRDGKLETAKVTMEAANSI, encoded by the coding sequence ATTGTTGAAAAAACAGTTGAGCCGCGTAGAAAAACACAAAAGCAGCCAGTTGAAGCAAGCGCTGGAAATGGTGGAAGCGGCGGCGTAAGACCACCCAAAAATGAAAAGAAAGACCCACAACCACCAACACCTAAAAAAGGCGGTTTTAAAAGTGGTCTAGTTGGTGGTTTAGTCGGTGGATTAGTTATGGTTGTTTTAGGCGGTGGTGCTTTGTATGGGTACACGCAATCCCAAGACACAAACGTTGGGTCAACGAACAACAATACAGCCAAAAATGTGCAAACATCAAATATTTCAGCAAATGTAACGACGGATACAACTGAAGCTGTAGCTAAAGTTGAAGATGCTGTAGTTTCTGTTGTGAATATGGCGAACTCTCAAGGAAACTTCTTGCAAGGTGGCGGAAATTCAAGCCAAAGTAGTGATAGCTCTGACCTACAAACCCAAAGTGAAGGTAGTGGGGTTATCTACAAAAAAGATGGCAAGACAGCTTACATCGTAACAAATAATCATGTTATTGATGGATCTGATGCTATTGAAGTTATTCTAAAAGATGGCACAAAAGTAGAAGCCAAACTAATTGGAGCAGATCAATGGACAGATTTAGCAGTACTTTCTATTCCTGCTGATAAAGTGAAAACAGTTGCTACATTTGGAAACTCTGATGATATTAAAGTTGGAGAACCAGCAATTGCGATTGGTTCACCACTAGGAACAAACTTTGCAACTTCTGTCACACAAGGAATTGTCTCAGCAAAAGATAGATCCGTAGCAATGGATATTGATGGCGATGGCGTTGAAGATTGGGATATGACAGCAATCCAAACAGATGCTGCAATTAACCCAGGAAATTCAGGTGGAGCCTTAATCAATTTAGCCGGTCAAGTTATCGGAATCAACTCCATGAAAATTTCACAAGATACTGTTGAAGGAATGGGTTTTGCGATTCCAAGTAACGATGTTGTGAAAATTATCAATGAATTACAACAAAATGGTAAAATTGTTCGTCCAGTGTTAGGTGTAGTCTTAAGAGACCTATCACAAATTTCTGAACAACAACAACAAAGTGTGCTTAAATTACCAGAAGATGTTACTGAAGGTGTTGTGATTACAAATGTACAAAAAGATTCCGCAGCAGCTAAAGGCGGTCTAGAACAATATGATACAATTACTGAGATTGATGGCCAAAAAATTACGGATAGTGTCTCACTTCGTAAAGTTATCTACAACTTAAAAGTTGGGGATACAGTCGAAGTTAAGTTCTATCGTGATGGAAAATTAGAAACAGCCAAAGTAACAATGGAAGCAGCAAATAGCATATAA
- a CDS encoding MBL fold metallo-hydrolase yields the protein MITEETDALKVSILASGSSGNVTYIESGKKKLLVDSGLSGKKVTELLKQINRDIADIDGILVTHEHRDHIHGVGVLARKYKMDVYANEKTWQAMSPIIGEVKTEQKHIFEMGTTLSIGDIDIESFGVSHDAVAPQFYCFHKNNKRFAMITDTGYVNDRMRGVVENANAYLFESNHDLEMLRMGAYPWSLKQRILGDKGHLSNEDGAIAMAEVLGDATKRIYLGHLSRENNLKELAHMTAVSVLREKGTGVEEQFKIYDTDPDKAAPLFIV from the coding sequence ATGATTACTGAAGAAACAGATGCGTTAAAAGTTAGTATTCTTGCTAGCGGTAGTTCTGGGAACGTGACGTATATTGAATCAGGCAAAAAGAAACTGTTAGTAGACAGTGGTTTAAGTGGGAAAAAAGTAACGGAATTATTAAAACAAATTAACCGTGATATTGCGGATATAGATGGTATCTTAGTCACTCACGAGCATCGCGATCACATCCATGGTGTGGGAGTCTTAGCTCGTAAATATAAAATGGATGTCTATGCCAATGAAAAAACATGGCAAGCGATGTCGCCAATTATAGGCGAAGTCAAAACGGAGCAAAAGCATATTTTTGAAATGGGCACAACTTTATCTATTGGAGATATCGATATTGAAAGCTTTGGCGTTTCTCATGATGCTGTTGCTCCACAATTTTATTGCTTCCACAAAAATAATAAGCGCTTCGCAATGATTACAGATACAGGTTATGTAAATGATCGAATGCGCGGTGTTGTTGAAAATGCAAATGCGTACCTATTTGAAAGCAATCATGATTTAGAAATGTTACGCATGGGCGCATATCCTTGGTCGTTAAAACAAAGAATTCTTGGAGATAAAGGTCATTTATCTAATGAAGATGGCGCAATTGCTATGGCTGAAGTTCTAGGAGATGCGACGAAACGGATTTACCTTGGACATTTAAGCCGCGAAAATAATTTAAAAGAATTAGCTCATATGACAGCAGTCAGTGTTTTACGTGAAAAAGGAACAGGCGTCGAAGAACAATTTAAAATCTACGATACTGACCCAGATAAAGCTGCACCACTATTTATTGTCTAG
- a CDS encoding two-component system regulatory protein YycI — protein MDFKRIELIFLLTFLSLNIFLLYSYFGKATTLTYESAETSTVVPFDEMKKDGIKFDAKQFSDEKLLVPYVKAKNDNLLKQKVDQLPKDTTISMEDKHTIYRPLTEPLELFPVGEKFNSKDIKKYAEKIDAFIAKEHIFFGESYNFFKYSATQNAIIYTQKAEGFRILDGTGRITFHMDGGKIISYIQTYAGKIEVTGKSRPLISEKNAIESLYQNNEIPADSVINGRPKLGYYRTLWLPKDNLSIYGPVWYVSLKIGNEEKIKLVSGVDGTIIKHTSSTTNDSDSSSDGAATEEELAPLE, from the coding sequence ATGGATTTTAAAAGAATTGAGCTAATCTTCCTACTAACTTTCCTCTCGCTAAATATTTTTCTCTTATATTCTTATTTTGGTAAAGCTACAACATTAACTTATGAATCTGCTGAGACGTCGACAGTTGTTCCTTTTGATGAAATGAAAAAAGACGGAATTAAATTTGATGCGAAGCAGTTTTCAGATGAGAAATTGCTAGTGCCATATGTAAAGGCAAAAAATGATAATTTATTGAAACAAAAAGTGGATCAATTGCCAAAAGATACAACAATCTCAATGGAAGACAAGCATACAATTTATCGACCGCTAACGGAACCATTAGAATTATTTCCTGTTGGGGAAAAGTTTAACAGCAAAGATATAAAAAAATATGCTGAGAAAATTGATGCTTTTATTGCTAAGGAACATATATTTTTTGGTGAAAGTTATAATTTCTTTAAATATTCAGCTACCCAAAATGCGATTATCTATACGCAAAAAGCAGAAGGTTTTCGAATATTAGATGGTACCGGACGAATTACCTTTCATATGGATGGTGGGAAAATTATTTCCTACATTCAAACATATGCTGGGAAAATAGAAGTGACTGGAAAAAGTCGCCCATTAATTTCAGAAAAAAATGCCATTGAATCTCTGTATCAAAACAATGAGATTCCAGCAGATAGTGTGATTAATGGACGCCCTAAACTAGGTTATTATCGGACTTTATGGTTACCTAAAGATAATTTAAGTATTTATGGACCGGTTTGGTATGTTTCACTTAAAATTGGAAATGAAGAAAAAATTAAACTAGTGAGTGGAGTAGATGGGACAATTATTAAACATACATCCTCTACAACAAATGATTCTGATTCTAGCTCAGATGGGGCCGCAACGGAAGAAGAGTTAGCACCACTAGAATAA
- a CDS encoding YycH family regulatory protein → MKIRYFVRIALVFLVALSLVLTWAIWTMPNKIENSSDSNSKKTGINSTLQENEIFSANRVVFHTDNNPKLASNPDLMARLDKEFYEWKFSNIKDAKTYNDEDYTSKLGEGNSLEFIYPTARPFSTLTKSFSKLASNYRNQTFQRIVIPLNESGEIHFFDDNSRTVYSAEIEGFNKSTLSDVLTSNEKYFVDVSIQKLATRFVYLPKEEVELSSPSYIAELKPSLEIRNRLFEDLSEITNSTTADKRFEQYYDNVSKVTVDKETNILTYNRSSTSVKLDLQDVLKYSISELKDFEVWPGKIRFFQYNNTKQQVVYRRYIEGFPVFGRGGMENDFGGTYLTIAKDGVLSRMQMSLVIAQTPVFDEMAEKRLLNGSELIAHLDSIGYPINTIDNIELGYCWTKNLESDGLESEESGANTIVDFEPSWYIFTNGIWYNIDELSDNQDGEAK, encoded by the coding sequence ATGAAAATAAGATATTTTGTTCGAATTGCCTTGGTTTTTCTAGTCGCACTAAGTCTAGTTTTAACGTGGGCGATATGGACAATGCCAAATAAAATAGAGAATAGTAGTGACTCTAACAGTAAGAAAACAGGTATTAATTCTACACTGCAAGAAAATGAAATTTTTTCGGCGAACCGTGTTGTTTTCCATACGGATAATAATCCAAAATTGGCTTCAAATCCTGATTTAATGGCTCGTTTAGATAAGGAATTTTATGAGTGGAAGTTTTCTAACATTAAAGATGCCAAAACATATAATGATGAAGATTATACAAGTAAGCTAGGCGAGGGAAACTCGTTAGAATTTATTTATCCAACAGCAAGACCTTTTAGTACATTAACCAAATCTTTTTCAAAATTAGCTAGTAATTATCGGAATCAAACCTTTCAAAGAATCGTGATTCCTTTAAATGAATCAGGTGAAATTCACTTTTTTGACGACAACTCAAGAACCGTTTATAGTGCTGAAATTGAAGGTTTCAATAAATCAACGCTATCAGATGTATTAACAAGCAATGAAAAATATTTTGTTGACGTTTCTATACAAAAACTAGCAACGCGATTTGTTTATCTACCAAAAGAGGAAGTCGAGTTGTCGAGTCCTTCCTATATTGCTGAACTTAAACCTAGCTTAGAGATTAGAAATCGTTTGTTTGAAGATTTATCTGAAATTACGAACTCTACTACTGCTGATAAACGTTTTGAACAGTATTATGATAATGTTAGTAAAGTAACCGTTGATAAAGAAACCAATATTTTGACGTATAACCGGAGTAGCACCAGCGTTAAATTGGATTTACAAGATGTATTAAAATATAGCATCAGTGAATTAAAAGATTTTGAAGTTTGGCCTGGGAAAATTCGTTTCTTCCAATATAATAATACGAAACAACAAGTTGTTTATCGTCGATATATTGAAGGTTTTCCTGTATTTGGTCGCGGTGGAATGGAAAATGATTTTGGCGGCACTTATCTAACGATTGCTAAAGATGGTGTATTATCAAGAATGCAAATGTCATTGGTCATTGCTCAAACACCAGTATTTGATGAAATGGCAGAAAAACGACTATTAAATGGATCTGAATTGATTGCACATTTAGATTCAATTGGGTATCCAATTAATACGATTGACAACATTGAACTTGGTTACTGTTGGACAAAAAATCTAGAATCCGATGGTTTAGAGTCGGAAGAATCTGGCGCTAATACAATTGTAGATTTTGAACCAAGTTGGTATATTTTTACAAATGGTATTTGGTACAATATTGACGAACTATCAGATAACCAAGATGGGGAGGCAAAGTGA
- the walK gene encoding cell wall metabolism sensor histidine kinase WalK encodes MNKRIKIFQSIHFKIVIVFVFLLIVVLEIIGAYFVGQLETKMVNVFKDDISERVNFLGTNLQPILKNPDSKTYHEDINRLVSDFSRRNISKTEIIDVDHYIVGTNSNPNTIGRISKDNDVKQALVIGKQSERPYPDENNDRVWKVVMPIISDDNKILGVISVESNIESVYKQISSITEIFFKASMIAAGVTVVLALFISRAITKPISEMKKQATQMAEGDYSGQVKIYGQDELGQLSLAINDLSTKVEEAQESTEAERRRLDSVLEHMADGVIATDRRGKVVIINETALELLNLTQDKAVGYSILEILKIQEHFTLRHLLETQEELILDFSTEDNEVTLRGEFSLIQRETGFISGLVCVLHDITEQEKIERERRDFVSNVSHELRTPLTSMRSYLEALNDGAWKDPDIAPRFLAVTQEETDRMIRMITDLLNLSRMDAGKDTFELEYVNINELFSHVLNRFDMMLQSADKPVKPFVIKRDFTKRDLWVEVDADKMIQVLDNIMNNAIKYSPSGGTITCRLMETHNNIVISIADEGLGVPKKDIPHVFDRFFRVDKARARSMGGTGLGLAISKEVVQKHGGKIWLESIENKGSTFFISLPYVPYEEDEWI; translated from the coding sequence ATGAATAAGCGAATCAAAATTTTTCAATCCATTCATTTCAAGATTGTGATTGTATTTGTGTTCTTGTTAATAGTTGTTTTAGAAATTATTGGGGCTTATTTTGTTGGGCAGTTAGAGACAAAAATGGTCAATGTTTTTAAAGATGATATTTCAGAGCGTGTTAATTTTCTAGGAACAAATCTGCAGCCTATCTTAAAAAATCCTGATTCTAAAACGTATCATGAGGATATCAATCGTTTAGTTAGTGATTTCTCTCGTAGAAATATCTCGAAAACCGAGATTATTGATGTTGATCATTATATAGTTGGGACAAATTCAAATCCAAACACAATTGGACGTATTTCTAAAGACAATGACGTGAAGCAAGCCTTAGTCATTGGTAAACAAAGCGAAAGACCATACCCTGACGAAAACAACGATCGGGTATGGAAAGTCGTTATGCCCATTATTTCAGATGATAACAAAATTTTAGGGGTAATCAGTGTTGAAAGTAATATTGAATCGGTCTATAAACAAATCAGCAGTATTACTGAAATCTTTTTTAAAGCATCTATGATTGCTGCAGGAGTTACAGTAGTTTTAGCCCTATTTATTTCCCGGGCAATAACGAAGCCAATCTCGGAAATGAAAAAGCAAGCAACACAGATGGCTGAAGGGGATTATTCTGGACAAGTAAAGATTTATGGACAAGATGAACTTGGACAGCTTTCTTTAGCGATTAATGATTTATCAACAAAAGTCGAAGAGGCTCAAGAATCAACGGAAGCTGAACGGCGCCGTTTGGATAGTGTCTTGGAGCATATGGCGGATGGAGTTATTGCGACAGATCGGCGAGGTAAAGTTGTGATTATTAACGAGACGGCTTTAGAGTTGTTGAATTTAACGCAAGATAAGGCGGTCGGCTATTCGATTCTAGAAATCCTTAAAATACAAGAACATTTCACGTTACGCCATCTTTTAGAGACACAAGAAGAATTGATTTTAGATTTTTCTACAGAAGATAATGAAGTGACTTTGCGTGGTGAGTTTTCTTTAATTCAAAGAGAAACTGGCTTTATTAGTGGTTTAGTTTGCGTATTACACGATATCACTGAACAAGAAAAAATCGAGCGAGAACGTCGTGACTTTGTTTCGAATGTATCTCATGAGTTAAGAACGCCTTTAACGAGTATGAGAAGCTACTTAGAGGCGCTGAATGACGGGGCTTGGAAAGATCCAGATATTGCCCCACGCTTTTTAGCTGTCACTCAAGAAGAAACAGACCGTATGATTCGTATGATTACAGATTTATTAAATCTGTCTCGAATGGATGCTGGAAAAGATACGTTTGAATTAGAATATGTCAATATCAACGAATTATTCAGCCATGTGTTGAATCGATTTGATATGATGCTACAATCTGCTGATAAACCAGTGAAGCCATTTGTTATTAAGCGTGATTTTACTAAGCGTGATCTGTGGGTTGAAGTGGATGCAGATAAAATGATTCAAGTACTAGATAATATTATGAATAATGCAATTAAGTATTCGCCTTCTGGTGGTACAATTACTTGTCGTTTAATGGAAACCCACAATAATATCGTTATCAGTATCGCTGATGAAGGACTTGGTGTACCTAAAAAAGACATTCCGCATGTTTTTGATCGATTCTTTCGAGTTGATAAAGCTCGTGCACGCTCAATGGGAGGTACTGGTTTAGGCTTGGCTATTTCTAAGGAAGTTGTGCAAAAGCATGGCGGCAAGATCTGGCTAGAGAGTATCGAGAACAAAGGCTCAACCTTCTTTATTTCATTGCCTTATGTTCCTTATGAGGAGGACGAGTGGATATGA
- the yycF gene encoding response regulator YycF encodes MKKILVVDDEKPISDIVKFNLTKEGYEVSTAYDGEEALKMVPEVEPDLIILDLMLPKIDGLEVCREVRKNYDMPIIMVTAKDSEIDKVLGLELGADDYVTKPFSNRELVARVKANLRRHGNAATPVVEEDDNNEIEVGALTVHPDAYIVSKRGEKIELTHREFELLHYLARHLGQVMTREHLLQTVWGYDYFGDVRTVDVTVRRLREKIEDNPSHPGWLVTRRGVGYYLRNPEQE; translated from the coding sequence ATGAAAAAAATATTAGTCGTAGACGATGAAAAACCAATCTCAGACATTGTGAAATTTAACTTAACTAAAGAAGGTTACGAAGTAAGTACAGCATATGATGGCGAAGAAGCCTTAAAAATGGTTCCAGAAGTAGAACCGGATTTAATTATATTAGATTTAATGTTACCGAAAATTGATGGCTTAGAAGTTTGCCGCGAGGTTCGTAAAAATTATGACATGCCGATTATTATGGTGACTGCTAAAGATTCTGAAATCGATAAGGTTTTAGGCTTAGAATTAGGAGCTGATGATTATGTCACGAAACCTTTTTCAAATCGTGAATTAGTAGCCCGTGTAAAAGCTAATTTAAGACGTCATGGAAATGCTGCAACACCAGTTGTTGAAGAAGATGACAATAATGAAATTGAAGTTGGAGCTTTGACAGTCCATCCAGATGCTTATATTGTCTCAAAACGAGGCGAAAAGATTGAATTAACGCATCGTGAATTTGAATTGCTACATTATTTGGCGAGACACTTAGGTCAAGTTATGACCCGTGAGCATTTGCTACAAACAGTTTGGGGTTATGATTATTTTGGAGATGTTAGAACAGTTGATGTAACCGTTCGTCGTTTAAGAGAAAAAATAGAAGACAACCCAAGTCATCCTGGTTGGTTAGTGACTAGACGTGGTGTTGGGTATTATTTGAGAAATCCTGAACAGGAGTAA
- a CDS encoding lipopolysaccharide biosynthesis protein, whose translation MKSQKSAINITVGILAQIIIVLLGFVTRKVFIDYLGNDANGLNNYFTNIVAMLSLVELGLGNSLLFSLYKPLAEKNHDLINRLLSVYKKIYYWIIAIIGFLGIILASFMPTLIGSDSGFSNSYIIAVFSLFILSTMTTYLFTYKRLLLTANQDGYYATLADIIYSIIRALLQIFIIMKTQNFILFLVVDIFLRLIENYVLSLFIQKKYAYLKTLKNSRLEPALKETIIDNTKSLAFHRIGTFIMTGLDSILINAFYNLGTVSIFSNYTLISSTLLNLVTQFSTGISASFGLLLAEGKLKRLFETYRMANFINFMIVNFSAVTLLALFNPFMQLWLGDKFLFDNSIVFILVLNFTIASLTTINGSIRGAAGLFKPDKYLHIFYALLKIAFSLLLNQYLGLIGIFLATTICYLIKDLIVLPIIVYRGIFKKSARVFYQEFFGYGSVILVSGLLIFLTKQFIYSWSLAPFSAFLCLALMCLIIPNLLAISVYHRSQKYKDSKELIFSTLFKKKS comes from the coding sequence ATGAAATCACAAAAATCAGCTATAAATATTACAGTAGGCATTCTGGCACAAATTATCATTGTATTACTCGGATTTGTGACGAGAAAAGTCTTTATTGATTATTTAGGCAACGATGCAAACGGGTTAAATAACTATTTCACCAATATTGTAGCCATGCTTAGTTTAGTTGAACTAGGACTCGGAAATAGTTTATTGTTTAGTCTCTACAAACCACTAGCCGAAAAAAATCATGACTTGATTAATCGGCTGTTAAGCGTCTACAAAAAAATCTATTATTGGATTATCGCCATTATTGGTTTTTTAGGCATTATTTTAGCTAGTTTTATGCCGACATTAATTGGTTCTGACTCTGGCTTTAGCAACTCTTACATTATCGCCGTTTTTAGTCTTTTTATTTTGAGTACTATGACTACTTATTTATTTACATACAAACGGTTATTACTGACTGCCAATCAAGATGGTTATTATGCCACACTCGCAGATATTATTTACTCCATTATCAGAGCTCTCTTGCAAATTTTCATTATTATGAAAACACAAAACTTCATTTTATTTTTAGTCGTTGATATCTTTTTACGCTTAATTGAGAATTATGTATTATCACTCTTTATCCAAAAAAAGTATGCCTATTTAAAAACGCTCAAAAATAGTCGCTTAGAACCGGCCTTAAAAGAAACTATTATTGATAATACTAAATCTTTAGCTTTCCATCGAATCGGAACCTTTATCATGACTGGTTTGGATAGTATTTTGATTAATGCTTTTTATAACTTAGGAACGGTCAGTATTTTCTCAAACTACACGCTCATTAGTTCAACTTTACTCAATTTAGTTACGCAGTTTTCGACTGGAATTAGTGCCAGTTTTGGTCTGTTGCTTGCTGAAGGAAAACTGAAACGGCTTTTTGAAACGTATCGGATGGCAAACTTTATCAACTTTATGATTGTTAATTTTTCAGCCGTTACATTATTGGCTCTGTTTAACCCCTTTATGCAACTCTGGTTAGGCGATAAATTCCTCTTTGATAACTCAATTGTTTTCATTTTGGTTTTAAATTTCACAATTGCTAGTTTAACGACAATTAACGGCTCAATTCGAGGAGCTGCTGGACTATTCAAACCTGATAAGTATCTTCACATCTTCTATGCATTGTTAAAGATTGCCTTCTCTTTACTACTTAATCAGTATTTGGGTTTAATTGGGATTTTTTTAGCAACAACAATTTGTTATCTAATCAAGGATCTAATTGTTTTGCCGATAATTGTATATCGCGGAATTTTCAAAAAAAGTGCTCGAGTCTTTTACCAAGAGTTTTTTGGATATGGATCCGTTATACTAGTCAGTGGACTCTTAATCTTCCTAACGAAACAGTTCATTTATTCTTGGTCTTTAGCCCCATTTAGTGCCTTTTTATGTTTAGCTCTCATGTGTCTAATTATCCCTAATCTCTTGGCAATTTCAGTTTATCATCGGTCACAAAAATATAAAGATTCAAAAGAACTCATTTTCTCAACTCTGTTTAAAAAGAAATCCTAA